From Actinopolyspora lacussalsi, a single genomic window includes:
- a CDS encoding GNAT superfamily N-acetyltransferase (product_source=COG0454; cath_funfam=3.40.630.30; cog=COG0454; pfam=PF00583; superfamily=55729) produces the protein MVPISVCGSETARRLQERVARALPAERVERVGDWWLRHDVGSSWWTATVLPHGVPGRDDLVRAVSVAERFYAGFGRVTTFQLTPGVCPVELDALLAERGYYRHTPISLWAASVDDVRFRARSSGAGIRLTELPTGAWFDVWRAVHGDGGDCRPEWERLVRVEQPSAYVGVFDGDELVAVGRAVVDSGWAGVFGMATLPRARGRGAAGEVLRSLADWASDLGTGGMYLQVDGGNSPALRLYESMGFTEVCRYHYRSEVLS, from the coding sequence GTGGTGCCGATTTCCGTGTGCGGTTCGGAGACGGCGCGGCGGTTGCAGGAGAGGGTGGCTCGGGCGCTGCCCGCCGAGCGGGTGGAACGTGTCGGTGATTGGTGGTTGCGCCACGACGTCGGCTCGTCGTGGTGGACGGCCACGGTGTTGCCGCACGGTGTGCCCGGGCGGGACGATCTGGTGCGTGCGGTTTCGGTGGCAGAGAGGTTCTACGCGGGGTTCGGCAGGGTGACGACTTTTCAGCTCACGCCGGGTGTCTGCCCGGTCGAGCTCGATGCGCTGTTGGCCGAACGCGGCTACTACCGGCACACTCCGATATCGTTGTGGGCGGCGTCGGTGGACGACGTCCGATTCCGGGCGCGATCGAGCGGTGCGGGGATCCGGTTGACGGAGTTACCCACTGGGGCGTGGTTCGACGTGTGGCGCGCGGTGCACGGTGATGGTGGTGATTGTCGGCCGGAGTGGGAGAGGCTCGTCCGGGTGGAGCAGCCGAGCGCCTATGTCGGCGTGTTCGACGGTGATGAACTGGTGGCGGTGGGACGTGCGGTCGTCGACTCCGGGTGGGCCGGTGTGTTCGGGATGGCCACCCTGCCGCGAGCACGTGGACGGGGTGCGGCTGGTGAGGTGTTGCGCTCGTTGGCCGATTGGGCGTCGGACCTGGGAACTGGGGGGATGTATCTGCAGGTCGACGGTGGCAACTCGCCGGCGCTGCGGTTGTACGAGAGCATGGGGTTTACCGAGGTGTGCCGGTACCACTACCGCAGTGAAGTGCTGTCGTGA
- a CDS encoding uncharacterized protein (DUF849 family) (product_source=COG3246; cath_funfam=3.20.20.70; cog=COG3246; pfam=PF05853; superfamily=51395): MLQVCLNGARGIREHHHLPVQPPNLAAAAAHSVAAGAEDIHVHPKTHDGADSLDATTVAAAVNAIRAAAPGIAVGIPTTAWTTPDTSSRLDAIASWTVLPDHASVDWHEPDAERIAQALLKRGIGIEAGIHSGTDASEHFAQWPHREQALRILAEVVDPTATGATATAETLLARIRPTRTPILLHGRAAGAWPVLRLAEQQGLHTRIGLEDTLLLPDGTIADDNAQLVTAALHIRTARG, from the coding sequence ATGCTGCAGGTCTGCCTCAACGGTGCCCGGGGCATTCGGGAACACCACCACCTACCCGTGCAACCACCGAACCTCGCCGCGGCCGCAGCACACAGCGTCGCCGCGGGTGCCGAGGACATCCACGTACACCCCAAAACCCACGACGGCGCCGACAGCCTCGACGCCACCACGGTGGCCGCCGCCGTCAACGCGATCCGCGCCGCCGCCCCTGGCATCGCAGTGGGAATCCCCACCACCGCCTGGACCACCCCCGACACATCCTCCCGGCTCGACGCCATCGCGAGCTGGACCGTCCTCCCGGACCACGCCTCGGTCGACTGGCACGAACCCGACGCCGAACGAATCGCCCAGGCACTGCTGAAACGCGGGATCGGCATCGAAGCCGGCATCCACTCCGGAACCGATGCGAGCGAACACTTCGCCCAATGGCCCCACCGCGAGCAGGCACTCCGCATCCTCGCCGAGGTCGTCGACCCCACCGCCACGGGCGCGACAGCCACCGCCGAAACACTGCTGGCACGAATCCGCCCCACCCGCACACCCATCCTGCTGCACGGCAGGGCCGCCGGTGCCTGGCCGGTACTGCGCCTCGCAGAACAACAGGGCCTGCACACCCGAATCGGGCTGGAAGACACCCTGCTGCTTCCCGACGGCACCATCGCCGACGACAACGCCCAACTCGTCACCGCCGCACTACACATCAGAACGGCACGTGGCTGA
- a CDS encoding uncharacterized protein YbjT (DUF2867 family) (product_source=COG0702; cath_funfam=3.40.50.720; cog=COG0702; pfam=PF13460; superfamily=51735): MSDTIDHTRLKGAMLAESIALTGVTGELGSGICRLLERRGVPQRLVARSPERLPRVENCSVVRASYADQAALLRAFRGVDTVLFVSAHEDPARLWLHRTVIDAAAEAGVRRVVYTSFMGAAPHATFPFAREHSATEQAIAAGGMRLTALRNSMYADLVPRFVGDDGVIRGPAGSGRAAWVARWDVARLATEVLLDDDHADRVYDVSGPEPLDLHETARLLGEVTGRDITYHAEAEQEARQSRAGAQQWEVDAWVGSYLAIASGETSVTSHTVEHVTGRRPWSFAEYLRAEPDSWRHLAA, translated from the coding sequence GTGTCGGATACGATCGATCACACACGGCTGAAGGGTGCGATGTTGGCGGAGTCGATCGCGCTTACCGGCGTCACCGGTGAACTCGGCAGTGGGATCTGTCGGTTGCTCGAGCGGCGTGGTGTGCCGCAGCGGCTCGTGGCTCGTAGCCCCGAACGTCTTCCCCGGGTGGAGAACTGTTCGGTGGTGCGGGCGTCCTATGCGGACCAGGCGGCGTTGCTGCGGGCGTTTCGTGGTGTGGACACGGTGCTGTTCGTTTCCGCTCACGAGGATCCGGCCCGGTTGTGGCTGCATCGCACGGTGATCGACGCGGCGGCCGAGGCCGGGGTGCGTCGTGTCGTCTACACCTCGTTCATGGGGGCTGCTCCGCACGCTACGTTTCCGTTCGCTCGGGAGCACTCGGCCACTGAACAGGCCATCGCCGCCGGCGGGATGCGGTTGACCGCGCTACGCAATTCGATGTATGCCGACCTGGTGCCGCGTTTCGTCGGTGACGACGGGGTGATCCGAGGGCCGGCTGGAAGTGGTCGGGCCGCCTGGGTGGCCAGGTGGGACGTGGCGCGGTTGGCGACGGAGGTGTTGCTCGACGACGACCACGCCGACCGGGTTTACGACGTGTCCGGGCCGGAGCCGCTGGATCTGCACGAAACCGCTCGGCTGCTCGGTGAGGTCACCGGTCGTGACATCACCTATCATGCCGAGGCGGAGCAGGAGGCGCGCCAGTCGCGGGCCGGTGCCCAGCAGTGGGAGGTCGACGCCTGGGTGGGGTCGTATTTGGCCATCGCCTCGGGGGAAACCTCGGTGACCAGCCACACGGTCGAGCACGTCACCGGGCGGCGGCCGTGGAGTTTCGCCGAGTATCTGCGGGCCGAGCCGGACAGTTGGCGGCACTTGGCCGCGTGA
- a CDS encoding uncharacterized protein (TIGR00375 family) (product_source=TIGR00375; cath_funfam=3.40.50.300; cog=COG0210,COG1379; pfam=PF13245,PF13361; superfamily=52540,89550; tigrfam=TIGR00375) → MRFYADLHIHSKYSRACSKDCDIEHLAWWACRKGVTVVGTGDFTHPAWRAHLREVLEPAEPGLLRLRPEYERAVLRTLPTECHTPVRFMLSVEIATIYKYGDYTRKIHHLCYVPDFDAAEEFSRRLGNIGNLGSDGRPILGLDARDLLEITLESGAGSYLVPAHIWTPWFAVLGSKAGFDSIGECYRDLAGHVFALETGLSSDPEMNWRLSALDGYTLVSHSDAHSPPMLAREATVFDTELDYFAMRRALETGVGFEGTVEFFPEEGKYHLDGHRKCGVRFDPAETRRHGRRCPDCGKPLTVGVLNRVDALADRPEGVRPSGAAGYRNLIPLPEIVGEIRGVGPKSKKVFGEISELTARHGSELAILEDVPVERLRRDSGALAEAIERLRTGVVHREAGFDGEYGTIRVFEPEELPRVRGGGAASLFADDELTTPTLPDAAGGPGAVGDGVVTTSPPFAGEVTAPIEEQERELSGARDVPDTPDDAGVDVAPATGMLAELDAEQRAAAEVESGPLMIVAGPGTGKTRTITHRIAHLVVERDVPASSCLAITFTRRAAAEMSRRITALVGEQGREVTVATFHSLGLSIVRDNHAALGLPEDVALVDADRRHRILVSLTGDERRARQCVSGLSRARRGGEVSGEVAELLPGYTAALRREGMVDFDDLLVLPVELLGADPELAEWYRRRYRWISVDEYQDVDEVQYRLLRLLAPAAANLTVIGDPDQAIYGFRGADVGFFLRFERDYPDAPVRALTRNYRSGRRIVEGAVRAIRPESLVPERTLRPVGADSDHPIVLHRSSDERAEARFVARTVDGMLGGATFHSLDSGSADGYETSSLGFGDIAVVYRTDAQSRVLAEELTRHGFPVQKRSHDPLSARAGVEPLLRELGYGGRRSGTVLRQLEQAVATVAGTLGEQVEQLHAAVELLTPLASRFGEDVVGFCREVMLGAEVDALDPRADAVSLLTLHAAKGLEYPVVFVTGCEDGLLPLRWPGEQRDDTAEERRLFFVGMTRAQRRLYLTRAARRGQTSTAGQRTPSPFLAELGDTAVRDGDEGGKRSAARQLSLL, encoded by the coding sequence GTGCGCTTCTACGCTGACTTGCATATCCACTCCAAGTATTCCCGCGCGTGCAGCAAGGACTGCGACATCGAGCATCTGGCCTGGTGGGCGTGTCGCAAGGGGGTCACGGTGGTGGGTACCGGGGACTTCACACATCCGGCTTGGCGTGCGCATCTGCGTGAGGTTCTGGAGCCGGCCGAGCCGGGACTGTTGCGGCTGCGTCCGGAGTACGAGCGTGCGGTGCTGCGCACGTTGCCCACCGAGTGTCACACTCCGGTGCGGTTCATGCTCTCGGTGGAGATCGCCACGATCTACAAGTACGGGGACTATACCCGCAAGATTCACCATTTGTGCTATGTCCCGGATTTCGACGCGGCCGAGGAATTCAGCCGCAGACTCGGAAACATCGGCAATCTGGGTTCGGACGGGCGTCCTATTCTGGGGTTGGACGCGCGGGATCTGCTGGAGATCACGTTGGAGTCCGGGGCGGGTTCGTATCTGGTGCCCGCTCATATCTGGACTCCGTGGTTCGCCGTTCTGGGATCCAAGGCCGGGTTCGATTCGATCGGTGAGTGTTACCGGGATCTGGCGGGCCACGTTTTCGCGCTGGAGACGGGGTTGTCCAGTGACCCGGAGATGAACTGGCGACTGTCGGCGTTGGACGGGTACACCCTGGTGAGCCATTCTGACGCGCATTCACCGCCGATGTTGGCTCGGGAAGCCACTGTGTTCGACACCGAGCTTGACTATTTCGCGATGCGTCGTGCGTTGGAGACCGGTGTTGGTTTCGAGGGGACGGTGGAGTTTTTCCCCGAGGAGGGCAAGTATCACCTCGACGGGCACCGCAAGTGCGGGGTGCGGTTCGATCCGGCCGAGACGCGGCGTCACGGGCGCAGGTGTCCGGACTGTGGCAAACCGTTGACGGTGGGGGTGCTCAACCGGGTGGATGCGCTGGCGGATCGTCCGGAGGGTGTGCGCCCGTCCGGTGCGGCGGGATACCGCAATCTGATACCGCTTCCGGAGATCGTCGGTGAGATCCGGGGTGTCGGGCCCAAGAGCAAGAAGGTCTTCGGTGAGATCAGCGAGCTCACGGCGCGGCACGGTTCCGAACTGGCCATTCTGGAGGATGTTCCGGTCGAGCGGTTGCGGCGGGACAGCGGTGCGTTGGCCGAGGCGATCGAGCGGTTGCGTACGGGCGTGGTGCACCGGGAAGCCGGTTTTGACGGTGAGTACGGCACGATTCGCGTGTTCGAGCCGGAAGAGCTCCCGCGGGTGCGCGGTGGCGGTGCCGCCTCGTTATTCGCCGACGACGAATTGACCACCCCTACCCTGCCGGACGCGGCGGGCGGACCGGGGGCGGTCGGCGACGGGGTCGTCACCACTTCCCCACCGTTCGCTGGCGAGGTCACCGCACCGATCGAGGAGCAGGAGCGGGAACTCTCCGGCGCCCGGGATGTTCCGGATACCCCGGATGATGCAGGGGTCGACGTGGCCCCGGCCACTGGGATGCTGGCCGAGCTCGATGCCGAGCAGCGGGCCGCGGCCGAGGTGGAGTCCGGGCCGTTGATGATCGTTGCCGGGCCGGGTACGGGTAAGACCCGCACGATCACGCACCGGATCGCTCACCTGGTCGTGGAACGGGATGTGCCCGCTTCGAGCTGCTTGGCCATCACGTTCACCCGGCGGGCCGCGGCGGAGATGAGCCGGCGGATCACCGCGTTGGTGGGAGAACAGGGCCGGGAGGTCACTGTGGCGACGTTTCACTCGTTGGGGTTGAGCATTGTGCGGGACAACCACGCCGCACTGGGGTTGCCCGAGGACGTCGCCCTCGTCGACGCCGACCGGCGACACCGGATTCTGGTGTCGTTGACCGGTGACGAGCGCAGGGCGCGGCAGTGTGTCTCGGGGTTGTCCCGTGCTCGTCGGGGTGGTGAGGTTTCCGGTGAGGTCGCGGAGTTGCTGCCCGGCTACACCGCGGCGCTGCGGCGGGAGGGGATGGTGGATTTCGACGATCTGCTGGTGCTGCCGGTCGAGTTGTTGGGGGCCGATCCCGAGTTGGCCGAGTGGTATCGGCGGCGGTATCGCTGGATCAGCGTCGACGAGTACCAGGATGTCGACGAGGTGCAGTACCGCCTGTTGCGGTTGCTGGCGCCCGCTGCGGCCAATCTGACTGTCATCGGTGATCCGGATCAGGCGATTTACGGTTTCCGTGGCGCCGATGTGGGGTTTTTCCTGCGGTTCGAGCGGGACTATCCGGATGCTCCGGTGCGGGCGTTGACGCGGAACTATCGCAGTGGGCGGCGCATCGTCGAGGGCGCGGTGCGGGCGATTCGTCCGGAGAGTCTGGTTCCGGAGCGGACGTTGCGGCCGGTGGGTGCCGACAGTGACCACCCGATCGTGCTGCATCGGTCGTCCGACGAGCGGGCCGAGGCCAGGTTCGTGGCCCGCACTGTCGACGGGATGCTCGGCGGTGCCACCTTCCATTCGTTGGACAGCGGCAGCGCCGACGGTTACGAGACCTCGTCGTTGGGGTTCGGCGACATCGCGGTGGTCTACCGCACCGATGCGCAGTCGCGGGTGTTGGCCGAGGAGTTGACCCGGCACGGATTTCCGGTGCAGAAACGCAGTCACGACCCGCTGTCGGCACGCGCCGGGGTGGAGCCGTTGCTGCGGGAGCTCGGTTATGGCGGTCGTCGCTCCGGCACGGTGCTGCGGCAGCTGGAGCAGGCCGTCGCCACTGTGGCCGGGACGCTGGGGGAGCAGGTTGAACAGCTGCACGCGGCCGTGGAGTTGTTGACCCCGCTGGCTTCGCGTTTCGGTGAGGACGTGGTCGGGTTTTGCCGGGAGGTCATGCTGGGCGCGGAGGTCGACGCGTTGGATCCGCGTGCGGACGCGGTGTCGCTCTTGACGCTGCACGCCGCGAAGGGGCTGGAGTACCCGGTTGTGTTCGTGACCGGTTGTGAGGACGGGTTGTTGCCGCTGCGCTGGCCGGGCGAGCAGCGCGACGACACCGCCGAGGAGCGGCGGTTGTTCTTCGTGGGGATGACGCGGGCCCAGCGGCGGTTGTACCTGACCCGTGCGGCGCGTCGTGGCCAGACGTCCACCGCGGGGCAGCGCACGCCCAGTCCGTTCCTGGCCGAACTGGGTGACACGGCGGTGCGCGATGGTGACGAGGGGGGCAAACGCTCCGCTGCTCGGCAGTTGAGCCTGCTCTGA
- a CDS encoding EmrB/QacA subfamily drug resistance transporter (product_source=TIGR00711; cath_funfam=1.20.1250.20; cog=COG0477; pfam=PF07690; superfamily=103473; tigrfam=TIGR00711; transmembrane_helix_parts=Inside_1_19,TMhelix_20_42,Outside_43_54,TMhelix_55_77,Inside_78_88,TMhelix_89_111,Outside_112_114,TMhelix_115_137,Inside_138_143,TMhelix_144_166,Outside_167_169,TMhelix_170_189,Inside_190_208,TMhelix_209_226,Outside_227_235,TMhelix_236_254,Inside_255_273,TMhelix_274_296,Outside_297_300,TMhelix_301_323,Inside_324_334,TMhelix_335_357,Outside_358_371,TMhelix_372_394,Inside_395_406,TMhelix_407_429,Outside_430_438,TMhelix_439_461,Inside_462_488): protein MSAHRADDPVPLRSARGRWIILATMLGSGVAFLDGSVVNVALPAISRDLGGTFALLQWVLDAYLLTLSSLLLLGGALGDRYGRRRVFSAGLVLFTLASLGCGLASGGAELITARLVQGIGGALLVPGSLALINASISQDDRGKAVGTWAGLTGIAAAIGPFVGGWLVDTASWRWVFLINLPIAAIALLVTRRHVPETRDPTISGPPDLIGAMAVTLGLTGAVYALIETPAHGWNPITVLAAIVGTVALLAFPFVEAKQSAPLLPLSLFRSRQFVGANLTTFTVYGALSSALFLLSLQLQQTLGYSAMAAGLATLPITVVMLLLSSRMGALAQRIGPRWPMTIGPLVCACGLVLMTRVMPGTDYATTVLPAVLVFGLGLSVTVAPLTSAVLASVGREHGGVASGVNNAISRMAGLLAVAVLPPLAGLSGIAAGQPLGQGYATAMFISAGLCVAGAVTAAVGVENAARVRSLPLPAVNHACQDPCTRNPR, encoded by the coding sequence ATGAGCGCTCACCGCGCCGACGACCCCGTGCCACTGCGCTCCGCACGAGGACGGTGGATCATCCTCGCCACCATGCTCGGCTCCGGAGTCGCCTTCCTCGACGGATCGGTGGTCAACGTCGCGCTGCCCGCCATCAGCCGTGACCTCGGCGGCACCTTCGCCCTGCTGCAGTGGGTGCTCGACGCCTACCTGCTGACACTGAGCTCCCTGTTGCTGCTGGGAGGAGCACTCGGGGACCGATACGGCCGCAGACGCGTCTTCAGCGCCGGACTGGTGCTGTTCACCCTGGCCTCACTGGGCTGCGGACTCGCCAGCGGGGGAGCGGAACTGATCACGGCCCGGCTGGTGCAGGGCATCGGTGGTGCACTGCTGGTTCCGGGCAGCCTCGCCCTGATCAACGCCTCCATCAGCCAGGACGACCGCGGTAAAGCCGTCGGCACCTGGGCGGGACTGACCGGCATCGCCGCCGCGATCGGACCCTTCGTGGGCGGCTGGTTGGTCGACACCGCCTCCTGGCGCTGGGTGTTCCTCATCAACCTTCCCATCGCCGCGATCGCCCTGCTGGTCACCCGGCGCCACGTTCCCGAGACCCGCGATCCCACCATCTCGGGACCGCCCGACCTCATCGGCGCGATGGCGGTCACGCTCGGACTGACCGGTGCCGTGTACGCGCTGATCGAAACCCCCGCGCACGGCTGGAACCCGATCACCGTGCTCGCGGCCATCGTCGGGACGGTGGCTCTGCTCGCCTTCCCGTTCGTCGAGGCGAAGCAGTCCGCACCGTTGCTGCCGCTGTCGCTGTTCCGCTCGCGCCAGTTCGTCGGGGCCAACCTCACCACGTTCACCGTCTACGGTGCCCTGAGCTCGGCGTTGTTCCTGCTGTCGTTGCAGCTGCAGCAGACGCTCGGCTACTCGGCGATGGCCGCGGGACTCGCCACCTTGCCGATCACCGTGGTCATGCTGCTGCTGTCCAGCAGAATGGGAGCACTGGCGCAGCGGATCGGTCCGCGGTGGCCGATGACCATCGGCCCGCTGGTGTGTGCCTGCGGGCTCGTGCTGATGACACGTGTGATGCCCGGAACGGACTATGCGACGACCGTGCTGCCCGCCGTGCTGGTCTTCGGCCTCGGACTGTCGGTCACGGTGGCACCGCTGACCTCGGCCGTGCTGGCCTCGGTCGGACGCGAACACGGCGGTGTCGCCTCCGGCGTCAACAACGCCATATCGCGGATGGCCGGGCTGCTGGCGGTGGCGGTACTGCCGCCGCTGGCGGGGCTCTCCGGGATCGCCGCGGGGCAACCGCTGGGGCAGGGGTACGCGACAGCCATGTTCATCTCCGCCGGACTGTGCGTGGCGGGGGCGGTGACAGCGGCGGTCGGGGTCGAGAACGCCGCCCGGGTGCGTTCACTGCCGCTGCCGGCGGTGAACCACGCCTGCCAGGATCCGTGCACCCGGAACCCTCGGTGA
- a CDS encoding anti-anti-sigma factor (product_source=TIGR00377; cath_funfam=3.30.750.24; cog=COG1366; pfam=PF01740; superfamily=52091; tigrfam=TIGR00377), with protein MIVSRPTPQSVHSDQPDTTPANPPQPTVPTRRAGEEELAQGQHRLDPALRMSVQRPAPGVVVVSMNGDIDLAAAPRVTELIRQRLTAAALRTLIVDLSMVSFIDTTGAELLLKAQRRADQRGIDMHVVPGQGCVPRLLDLTGINASLTCHDSVSAALAHAREQ; from the coding sequence GTGATCGTTTCTCGACCCACACCACAGTCGGTCCACAGCGACCAGCCCGACACCACCCCGGCGAACCCGCCCCAGCCGACCGTGCCCACCAGGCGAGCGGGTGAAGAGGAACTCGCACAGGGGCAACACCGACTCGACCCAGCGCTGCGCATGTCGGTGCAACGCCCCGCCCCCGGTGTGGTGGTGGTGAGCATGAACGGAGATATCGACCTCGCCGCGGCCCCCCGAGTCACCGAACTCATCCGGCAACGCCTCACCGCAGCCGCCCTGCGAACACTGATCGTGGACCTGAGCATGGTCTCGTTCATCGACACCACCGGAGCAGAACTGCTCCTCAAAGCCCAACGCCGCGCCGACCAACGCGGCATCGACATGCACGTGGTCCCCGGCCAGGGCTGCGTGCCCCGCCTGCTCGACCTCACCGGCATAAACGCCAGCCTGACCTGCCACGACAGCGTCAGCGCCGCGCTGGCACACGCCCGCGAGCAGTAG
- a CDS encoding hypothetical protein (product_source=Hypo-rule applied; superfamily=51556), with the protein MDRFREFLRTQILHDLERLTDARRDGESGAATCSTTRIARGFRECELKARVLDQHRYCGTGHGPCDALNTSFPHEDERGCLTRALLGLPYNDRPGYHHRWRP; encoded by the coding sequence GTGGACCGGTTCCGGGAATTCCTGCGCACACAGATCCTGCACGACCTGGAACGCCTCACCGACGCCCGACGAGACGGCGAATCCGGAGCCGCCACCTGCTCCACCACCCGCATCGCCCGGGGATTCCGCGAATGCGAACTCAAAGCCCGCGTCCTCGACCAGCACCGATACTGCGGCACCGGTCACGGCCCCTGCGACGCCCTCAACACCTCGTTCCCCCACGAGGACGAACGCGGATGTCTCACCCGAGCCCTGCTCGGGCTGCCCTACAACGACCGCCCCGGCTACCACCACCGGTGGCGCCCCTGA
- a CDS encoding malate dehydrogenase (product_source=KO:K00024; cath_funfam=3.40.50.720,3.90.110.10; cog=COG0039; ko=KO:K00024; pfam=PF00056,PF02866; superfamily=51735,56327; tigrfam=TIGR01759) gives MTRSPVTVTVTGAAGQIGYALLFRIASGQLIGPDTPINLRLLEIPQAVKAAEGTAMELTDCAFPLLRSIEVTDDTRRAFEGTNIALLVGARPRTQGMERGDLLEANGGIFKPQGEAINANAADDVRVLVVGNPANTNALIAQAHAPDVPAERFTAMTRLDHNRALAQLSLKLGVGVDEIRRLAIWGNHSATQYPDLFHAEVGGKIAAEQVERQWMSDEFIPTVAKRGAAIIEARGASSAASAANAAIDHVHTWVNGTAEGDWTSAGVVSDGSYGVPEGLISSFPVTARDGRYEIVRGLDIDEFSRPRIDASVQELVDERETVRGLGLV, from the coding sequence ATGACTCGTTCCCCCGTTACCGTCACTGTCACCGGCGCTGCTGGTCAGATCGGTTACGCGTTGCTGTTTCGGATCGCGTCCGGCCAGCTCATCGGTCCGGATACCCCGATCAATCTCAGGTTGTTGGAGATTCCGCAGGCGGTCAAGGCCGCTGAGGGGACGGCGATGGAGCTGACCGACTGCGCGTTCCCGTTGCTGCGCAGTATCGAGGTCACCGATGACACGCGGCGTGCCTTCGAGGGCACCAACATTGCCTTGTTGGTGGGTGCTCGTCCCCGTACGCAGGGGATGGAGCGCGGTGATCTGCTCGAGGCCAATGGTGGCATCTTCAAACCGCAGGGTGAGGCCATCAATGCCAACGCGGCGGATGATGTGCGGGTCCTGGTCGTGGGCAATCCGGCGAACACGAACGCGTTGATCGCCCAGGCTCACGCTCCGGATGTGCCCGCGGAGCGTTTCACGGCGATGACCAGGCTGGATCACAACCGTGCGTTGGCGCAGTTGTCGCTCAAGCTGGGTGTGGGTGTCGACGAGATCCGCAGGTTGGCGATCTGGGGTAACCATTCGGCGACGCAGTACCCGGATCTGTTCCACGCCGAGGTGGGCGGCAAGATCGCCGCGGAGCAGGTCGAGCGGCAGTGGATGAGTGATGAGTTCATCCCGACCGTGGCCAAGCGTGGTGCGGCGATCATCGAGGCTCGTGGGGCTTCGTCGGCGGCGTCGGCGGCCAACGCGGCCATCGATCACGTGCACACCTGGGTCAACGGTACGGCCGAGGGTGACTGGACGTCGGCGGGTGTGGTTTCCGACGGTTCCTACGGTGTGCCGGAGGGTCTGATTTCGTCCTTCCCGGTGACCGCTCGGGACGGGCGTTACGAGATCGTTCGGGGACTCGACATCGACGAGTTCTCCCGTCCGCGTATCGACGCTTCGGTGCAGGAGTTGGTCGACGAGCGTGAGACCGTGCGCGGGTTGGGCCTGGTCTGA
- a CDS encoding Rieske Fe-S protein (product_source=COG0723; cog=COG0723; superfamily=57868) produces MASCEVCGNDYWMTFEVRTAGDQVHVFDSFECAAHRLAPSCEHCGCRVLGHGVEDSGQFFCCAHCARQAGASMADQLRDAVGAHPG; encoded by the coding sequence ATGGCGTCGTGTGAGGTTTGTGGCAATGACTACTGGATGACCTTCGAGGTGCGTACGGCGGGTGACCAGGTGCACGTGTTCGATTCGTTCGAGTGCGCGGCGCACCGGTTGGCTCCGTCCTGCGAGCACTGTGGGTGCCGTGTGCTCGGGCACGGTGTGGAGGATTCGGGGCAGTTCTTCTGCTGCGCGCATTGTGCGCGGCAGGCGGGTGCGTCGATGGCCGACCAGCTGCGGGACGCGGTGGGGGCTCATCCGGGTTGA
- a CDS encoding putative damage-inducible protein DinB (product_source=COG2318; cog=COG2318; pfam=PF04978; superfamily=109854), translated as MNSTERPMPPLDADERAVLEGWLDFHRATLARKCEGLDDTQAATATVPPSELTLTGLVQHMTEVERTWFRRILDAEELATTHTEQARTDGTDGGFELAEHTTLHDALHTWHTEVEHARRGCREHSLTDTGDLGGQDVNLRWIYVHMIEEYARHNGHADLLRERLDSTTGI; from the coding sequence GTGAATAGCACCGAACGCCCCATGCCACCCCTCGACGCCGACGAACGCGCCGTACTCGAAGGGTGGCTCGACTTCCACCGCGCCACCCTCGCCCGAAAATGCGAAGGACTGGACGACACCCAGGCGGCCACCGCCACCGTCCCACCGTCCGAACTGACCCTGACCGGCCTCGTCCAACACATGACCGAGGTGGAACGCACCTGGTTCCGCCGGATCCTGGACGCCGAGGAACTGGCCACCACCCACACCGAGCAGGCCCGAACCGACGGAACCGACGGCGGATTCGAACTGGCCGAGCACACCACCCTGCACGACGCCCTGCACACCTGGCACACCGAGGTGGAACACGCCCGCCGCGGCTGCCGCGAGCACTCGTTGACCGACACCGGCGACCTCGGCGGCCAGGACGTCAACCTGCGCTGGATCTACGTGCACATGATCGAGGAGTACGCCCGCCACAACGGCCACGCCGACCTACTGCGGGAACGCCTCGACAGCACCACCGGCATCTAG